The genomic stretch TGGGCAGCTACGCCGGAGAAGCGATAGAACACATTAAAACCGTGCAAAGTTTTAGTTCCGAGCAACATGAAAAAGCCGCCTTCGCGGTTGAAGTTGAGAAGGCGTACGAAATCGGCAGACAGCGTGTAAAACAGCGGGCGATTTTAATCTCTGGCGTGATTGTGATTGTCTTTAGCGCCATTGCAGGCATGCTTTGGGTTGGTGGTAGTGATGTGATCCACGGAAAGATGTCGGCAGGCGATCTCGGCGCTTTTGTCTTTTATGCCATTATGGTCGCCTCTTCCACCGCCACCATTTCTGAAGTGCTAGGCGAGCTGCAAAGAGCGGCGGGCGCAACCGAAAGGCTGATTGAAATTCTGCAAGTGGAAAGCGACATTAAAGCGCCTAGCCATCATCAATCCATCCCCACAGACATCCCTGCCGAAGTAAGCTTTGATTCGGTGGATTTCAACTACCCTTCTCGCCCCAATCAGCCTGCGATCAAAGGCTTAAATCTCACCGCGGAACAAGGCAAAGTATTGGCCTTAGTCGGCCCATCGGGCGCGGGAAAAACCACGTTGTTTGAACTACTGCAACGCTTTTACGACCCGCAACAAGGGCAAGTGCTGTTGGGTGGTATCGATATTCGCCAGTTTGATCCTAACGAGCTGCGCCAACAAATGGCGCTCGTGCCGCAGCAACCTGCGTTATTTAGTCACGATGTGTTCCATAACATTCGCTACGGCAACCCAGACGCGACTGACGAGCAAGTGATTGAAGCGGCGAAAAAAGCGCACGCACACGAGTTTATCGAAAAGCTGCCAGAAGGTTATCGCAGCTTTTTGGGTGAGCGCGGAGTTAGGCTCTCTGGCGGGCAAAAACAGCGCATTGCCATTGCTCGCGCGATTTTGAAAGATCCCAAAATTCTTTTGTTGGATGAAGCCACCAGCGCACTGGACAGCGAGAGTGAACACCACGTTCAGCAAGCACTTGAAGCGTTAATGAAAGGCCGCACAACGTTGATCATCGCGCATCGCCTTTCCACCATTCAACACGCCGATAAAATCGCCGTGCTGGACAATGGCGAGTTGGTCGATATCGGTAATCATCACGCCTTGATGCAAAGCTGTGAGCTATACCAGCGCTTGGTCGCATTGCAGTTTAAGCATCTGAATTAAAATCGTATTAAAACACATTGTTTAGCCCGCGGTAGCTCGTGGGCTTTTTGTTTTATTGGCAAGGCATAATGGCTTGGCTAAGACGACGATAGAGCGCGAATGCGTCACTTTTTGAAGTCAGATTCCCCAGCGCGAATTGATAGGCCAATTCTAGATCGTCACTTTGATTTGGATAATATTCTTTCGCCACTCGTATGCACTGCGATAAGTCGGTGTACCAGCTTCCGTCGTTCTCCGCCACGAAGTAATACGCGGCACGCACCAATTTCTTACCGAGCACTTTTGCGATGTTTGCTTCGCTCAT from Vibrio vulnificus NBRC 15645 = ATCC 27562 encodes the following:
- a CDS encoding ABC transporter ATP-binding protein/permease — protein: MSSKNNKNLGILLKLSTFISPYRWRVAAALVALVATASLTLSVGYGVRMLIDHGFAQQSLQELTNAIQFIVGVTLCIAIGTFFRFYLVSSVGERVSADIRLAVFNHVITLHPSYFETNSSGDIMSRLTTDTTLLQSIIGSSFSMAMRSALMCVGAIIMLFATNFKLTLIVLASVPFVLVPILVYGRRVRALSRQSQDSMADVGSYAGEAIEHIKTVQSFSSEQHEKAAFAVEVEKAYEIGRQRVKQRAILISGVIVIVFSAIAGMLWVGGSDVIHGKMSAGDLGAFVFYAIMVASSTATISEVLGELQRAAGATERLIEILQVESDIKAPSHHQSIPTDIPAEVSFDSVDFNYPSRPNQPAIKGLNLTAEQGKVLALVGPSGAGKTTLFELLQRFYDPQQGQVLLGGIDIRQFDPNELRQQMALVPQQPALFSHDVFHNIRYGNPDATDEQVIEAAKKAHAHEFIEKLPEGYRSFLGERGVRLSGGQKQRIAIARAILKDPKILLLDEATSALDSESEHHVQQALEALMKGRTTLIIAHRLSTIQHADKIAVLDNGELVDIGNHHALMQSCELYQRLVALQFKHLN